The Methanomassiliicoccales archaeon DNA segment AACGTCACCGCCAACAACGAGGTCTCCTCGGTCATGGGCGACAACTCCAACACCGTCTCCCTGGAGGTCCAAGAGGCTTCCTGGAAGGCCTGGCTGCTGTACGGTGGTATCTTCGCCGTGGTCATCGTGGTCATAGTCCTCTTCCTGTTCAGGAAGAAGCTGCCCATGGTCTCCGGCAAGAAGGCCGCCGCCCCGCCGACCAAGAAAAAATAATAAAAGCAAGCCCAAAACCCTTTAACCTTCCTCTTTCTTTTTTATGCCAATGCTTCGGCTCATCGACTCCGGCCTCTGTCATCCTCTTTACACCGTCGCCCTGGAGGAGGCCATAATGGAATCATGCGCCCTGGGGCTCATGCCGCCCACGCTGCACCTGTACTCCCGGGACCGGCCGACGGTCTCCCTGGGATACTTCGAGAAGGTGACGGAAGCGGTGGACATGGAGGCGGTGATGCGCGAGGACGTGTTCCTGGTCCGCCGCATGTCCGGGGGCAGCACCATATTCACCGACCAGGGGCAGCTGATATTCTCGCTCACCATCGACCAAGGGGCGCTTCCCCGGCCGGAGGAGGCCTACGCACTTACTTGCAACGTCCTGATATCCGCCCTCGGCACCCTGGGGCTGGACGCGGAGCACAAGCCCCCCAACGACGTCCTGGTGGAAGGGAAGAAGATATCCGGCAGCGCCCAGACCCGGAAGCGCGGCATGATCCTGGTGCATGGGACGGTCCTGGTGGACACCGACCTGGACCGCATGATGCGCATCCTCCGCCCCCGCCATGATAAGCACGCCCGGGGCAGGACGGACATGACCTGCCTGAGGGAGGCGTTGGGACGGCCGGTGGACATGGCCCAGGTGAAGAACGCCCTGGTCCAGGCCTACGCCGAGGCGTTGGAGCAGAGGGTGGTCCCCATCCCGGTGAACGAAAGGGAGAAAGAGCGGGTCAAGGACCTGATAAATGAAAAGTATGGAAAGGAGGAGTACATCCTCCAGTTCTAACTACTGAAAGTTCTCCAGGTCCAGGAAGGCGAACTTCCGGCCGTCCATGAAGAAGCCCACCTTCTTATGCAGCATGATCGTGCTCTTGCTGTCGGGCATGATGACGCTTTGCACCGCCTTGGCGCCCTTCTTCTTGGCGTCCAGCGACGCCTTTCTGAGCAGCTTCAGCCCCACGCCCTTGCGGCGGTGGTCGGGGTGCACGCCCACGTTCTCGATCC contains these protein-coding regions:
- a CDS encoding biotin/lipoate A/B protein ligase family protein is translated as MPMLRLIDSGLCHPLYTVALEEAIMESCALGLMPPTLHLYSRDRPTVSLGYFEKVTEAVDMEAVMREDVFLVRRMSGGSTIFTDQGQLIFSLTIDQGALPRPEEAYALTCNVLISALGTLGLDAEHKPPNDVLVEGKKISGSAQTRKRGMILVHGTVLVDTDLDRMMRILRPRHDKHARGRTDMTCLREALGRPVDMAQVKNALVQAYAEALEQRVVPIPVNEREKERVKDLINEKYGKEEYILQF